The DNA segment AGTGCCGTCTGTCGGCGTCTTCCGTCAGTCGGCGAGCGTGGAGCCCGGACAAAGGCTGTTGTCCGGCGGGCAGTTCATAAGTGCTGCCGGCTCCCCCCTTGGACCTTACTCCCCCCTGTACAGTGTGCACGGACAGCCCACCCACATGACTTCGATATCTCCTTACAGTGCTTTCTACTCACAGTATCCGCACGgcgctgctgctgctgctgccgcgGCCGCTGCTTATTCCCCCGGGACGATGCTGGCTGCAGCGGGGCACTACCCGCACATAGAGTCGTATTCAGCCGTGCTGGCCAGCATGGGAAACCAGGTCCAGCACGGAGGCCAGTCTCAGCTACCTCGTTCCCCGTTCCTGTCTGGCCACCTACCTCAGTTCTCGGCCCTGGGACCGCCGCCACAGCCACAGCAGCAGCACCGTGTGTCATCCTCCGCCGGGTCCCCGGGACCGACCCAGAACATTCACCAGACGTCTGCCCACGGAGCGGGGGCGGCATCATCGTCTCCTGCCATGGTGGGTCACTCTCCGGGAGAGTGCCTGGCCTCGCCCAAGTCCGAGTCACGCGACTGTGATAACCGATCTCAGCGAGGCTCGACGAGCAGTTTGAGAGAGGAGAAGAGTTCCAGTCTGTCTCCGTCGGCATCAGGTGTCCTCGCCACGAAGAGCTCCACCGCGCTGCACGACTCCCCGAAAGGAGGACATTCAGAGCAGCATGGAAACAAAGACTCGTTCTATAAAGTGCCCAGTGGGAAGGAAGGCAGCCTCAAGCACCGAATACTGACCCGTCCGCCAGACTTGGCCCCCGGAAACGGGTCGCATGTTGCGGATGAATTCAAGTACCAACAACACGCTGCGCCGCTGGACTCGCCACTTTCCAAACGTGCTAAGTTGAGTCAGTTCACTGAGGGAATGGCGGGGCACCCGGATCAAGCCCCACCGGTGGcgtcttcttcttcgtcgtcttTGTGCCGAGACGGGAGACAGGTGGGGCAGTCCGGGCAGCCCCGCTCTCCGGGGTCGCCCCCACCAAACTTGCCCTGCCCCCCGCCCCACCTACACTACCCTCCCCACTTCATGAAAGGTTCGATCATTCAGTTGGCGAATGGGGAGCTGAAACATGTGGAAAACTTACAGACTGAGGATTTCGTGAACAGTGCGGAGATCAGTGCCGACCTGAAGATCGACTCGAGTACGGTCGTTCGGATAAAGGAGTACCCCGAGCGGTCCACTGCTGTGTTGGGGTTCTCTGTGGGCGAACACAGGGTCCAGGTAGGTCGCAGCGGGATGACTTCTAAAATAGTATTAGGGGTGTCACTGACCCTGctttcaataaaaaaattaaaagatcaCTGGTAGCATTCACTAACCAGGCTAGAGATTTCCGAaaccatcttagcgctacgatatcgtaaacccattgtaagctatgacatcactatagtGCATGCCATAGTGACAGCAGTGGGACGTCTTCTGAAATATATCCATGattttcagagttatggcccttgaatttaggagattgTTTATGGGCCTGGTTGGGGATATGTATTGTTTCAACAGTagtctcagaatgcttgttatttaTGACAACAACAGCTATGGATGCGAGCAACAGGGAACCCATGTTTctttttagtaaaaaaatatccactttatttttatttttttgttttatatatactcttcaaacaaagtaggggaactctaataagaatttacaattaccaaaattgtaaggtatattagctgtggggaatggttatatgataatagtgaattaattgggcaaacattacaaccggtagttcagtaggttttatgaccaccaaatatcttgaaagtgaaatttgaaagttgacgtttttttatcagtaaattatcgtaaattcaaacaataaaaatgactaataacaaaacaataacaactgtatgatcaacagaatgaaaaagattgacagaaataaatgttccaCCGTGATTAATCGacattcctggaaattgtcaaaatcgagaataacACCCCATGCATGTgtatggggcaactgcgtgatgcatgtgcaagctatagaatgtgtttctgtgtgttgataaacagacttgaacgttctttactaggatgtctgtggtcaaaacgtatgttcagtctaatagttgatattaacattaatatttcaggttcccctactttttttgaagagtatagtataaaaataataaagatcaCTGGTAACATTCACTAACCAGGCTAGAGATTTCTGAAgccatcttagcactacgatatcgtaaatccattgtaggctatgacgtcactatagtACATGCCATggtgatgtcatagcttacgatggttttacgatttcgtggCATTAAGatggctttgaaaatatgggtcCTGGTTTCTACGCTAAAACACTTATGGTTAAAAATGAGTGTTCACACATGTAATAGTTATATCAGTAATACGGAGGAAGTGTAGTAATCTGCACTTGCACAAGACATTCAATCACAAGTGGACTACAAGTCTTGTCGGGCTGTTGCAAACACAAGTACTTCTTATTCTGGCTATGACATCACTGTCACTTTCACCGTATACAAGTTTAACTAAACCTGTTTGCATTCACACCtccatttaaactgttttagttatacTAGACCTGACTAGTttaaaaccggcctcagtggcatcgtggttaggccatcggtcaacaaactggtactgggtttggatcccagtcgatgcatgggatttttaatccagataccgactccaaaccctgagtgactgttccacaaggctcaatgggtaggtgtaaaccacttgcactgaccagtgatccataactggttcaacaatggccatggttagtgctatcctgcctgtgggaagcgcaaataaaagatcccttgctgcctgtcgtaaaagagtagcctatgtggcgacagcgggtttcctccaaatCTGTGAActttaaccatgtgtctgacgccatataaccgtaaaataaaatgtgttgagtgcgtcgttaaatataaaaacatttctttcttttttttatggttAAAAATGACGCATGTTTACACATGTAATAGTTATATCCGTAATAAGGAGGAAGTGTAGTTATCTGCACTTGCACAAGACATTCAATCACAAGTGGACTACAAACACAAGTACTTCTTATTCTGGCTATGACATCACTGTCACTTTCACCATATACAAATTTAACTCAACCTGTTTGCATTCACACCtacatttaaattgttttagttaTACTAGTTtaaaaccggccttggtggcagcGTGGTTAGACCAttgatctacaggctggtaggtactgggttcagatcccagtcgaggtatgggatttttaatccagatactgactccaaaccctgagtgagtgctctgcaaagctcagtgggtaggtgtaaaccacttgcaccgaccattgatccataactggttcaacaaaggccatggtttgtgctttcctgcctgtgggaagcgcaaataaaagatcccttgctgctaatcggaaagagtagcccatgtagtggcgacagcgggtttcctctcaaaatctgtctggtccttaaccatatgtctgacgccatataaatgtaaataaaatgtgttgagtgcgttgttaaataaaacttttttatttttattttattatactagtttaactaaaccacaTACCAAAGTGTTTTACTTTTAGCTATATCGATTACGTGTGAACACAGCTGTAGTTTATGAGGTTTAACTGACCctgtgttaatttttttttaaaagaagaacaaTGGTAAAATTcacctcggtggcgcagtggttaagccattggactacaggctggtaggtacagggttcgcagcccggtaccggcttcaacccagagctagttcttaagggctcagtgggtaggtgtaaggccactacaccctcttctttctaactaaccactaacaactaacccactgtcatggacagacagtccagatagctgaggtgtatgcccaggacagtgtgcttgaatcttaattggaaatgagcacgaaaataagttgaaataaaaaaagaagaaatacaaacattgaaatcttgaaaaataatggatatattttgatACTTTTTTGATGGATGATAGTatgagaactgctgtttaaaatttgtaaagtGCAAACATTGCAAACCCATAACCATCTACCAGTAGTAGGGGCACTTGTGGTCTGTTGGTTTTATTACttctttcaaattattttctggtagAAAGCCTGCAAACAATTAGATTGGTTCCTGGTGTGATCATTTGGTTTGGCCTCATTTCTCATCTATGCTGGTTAAACTTGGCACTAGACAAAAGATATTGTTGGTCATTTTGCCAGTTTTAATAGTTTAATAGTTTGAGAATGTGCAACTAAATTCAGTTTTGTCTTGGTCAAAACTAAATGCGACAAATCAGAATCGGCAAATGTAGCAGGATTTCATTCTTTCATGAATCCCAGGTTTtgcacttgatgtgcggtcggtctgggattgatccctgtcgatgtgcccattgggctatttctcgttccagccagtgcaccatgacatcaaaggccgtggtatgtgctatcctgtctgtggtatggtgcatataaaagatctcttgctgctaatcgaaagtgggtttcctctctcaatatgtgtccgacgccatataaccgtaaataaaatgtgttgagtgcgtcgttaaatgaaccATTTCTATCCTTCCCAAGTTTTGGGTCAAAAACATAAGATCATAAAATGCacagaacattttgttcagtatcgtggCGCAATTTGCtaaacaagtttcagagatcgctacacaattgtaaaacattaaacagtattttctaatcaattttcaattgactggAAATATCgcaaatcaagattttgaaaacaaatatctcCTTTACATCATTTCTATGATTCTGGTGAAATCCTgaataaaaagaagaatttCCTGGAAAATAATCCCCAAGTTCAGTGCctggttaaataaaaaattagctATTATAGCAAATTTATTCAAGCTCAAAGCTTAAAACCtatcaaatacatatttaaacagggaTGTGTTTGCAGCAGATGgtgatttatttaataatagtttGCCAAGTATAGAATTACAAAGAATAAATGCCTCTTTTGAAACAGATGTTGATATTTTTACGATTTAATTTGCACATGTGTATAGTTCtgtcatatattaatattactgaTTCTTGGTTGGTTAATACTGTATTAGCATATTGTTAATATATGATGTCGATCTTTAATGTTGGCCAACatttgttttcacaattttGTTGAGCAGCgtttcttcttctattttttttttttgtcagttgaaaatttagaattgtgtagtgatctatAAAACGTGACACTGGACATAATGTTCCCTGAATGTCAATACTTAGGATAAACCAATCAAATTGTGCCTTTCTTGGGTGTTAATTTCAACCTGATTATGTCACATGGCAACAGCTAgctatatttacattttttaaatattgatgacataattttttttagtagtaaTAGGTATTTACTATTACATGTTACTTTATCTATATCATGGGGTTCTCTatagtaaagttaaagtttgttttgtttaatgacaccactagagcacattgatttattaattatcgggtattggatgtcaaacatttggtaattctgacatattcaTGCAGTCTTCAAAAGGAAACTCAcagcatttttccattagtagcaaggcatcttttatatgaactgtcccacagacaggatagcacataccacaacctttgatataccattcgtggtgaaCTTgccggaatgagaaatagcccaatgtgtacCTAGACCGACAGTGAAttaggcaagcactttaccactgagctacgtcctgccccttctctgtattaaaggcatattaaaGTAAGGAAGTACTTCACAAACTATTCTATAAAATAATCCTTTGAGAGACCATAGAATCCATGTTTGTTGGTAGTACCTTTTTATAACTCGTTGTTAACACAAATATATGGTCAGCCGTTGATGTAAAATGTTCCTTTAAGGGAGCGGCTAGTTCATGGCTGTAAATAGAGGTGGCAGGGTAGAATAGTTGTCCACCagagatatttttaaattgccCTTTTCTGTTTAGAAGTGTTATTTCTGTTCAGCTGCcctttacactttttttttttttactgtctcTTGATTTTTGGGGTTATATGTATAACTATGTCATTAAGAAAAGTGATTGCAGCATTTGGTTTCCCCTCTCTGTTTTTATGCTCAACTAAGTGTcaaaataaagagtatattAGTCACTAAATAACCATTTAAATGtgctgaaagaaagaaagaaatgttttatttaatgacgcactcaacacattttatttacggttatatggcatcggacatggttaaggaccacacagattttgagaggaaatccgctgtcgccactacatgggctactcttccgattagcagcaagggatcttttatttgtgcttcccacaggcaggatagcacaaaccaaggcctttgttgaaccagttatggatcactggtcggagcaagtggtttacacctacccattgagccttgcggagcactcagggtttggagttggtatctggattaaaaaacccatgcctcgactgggatccgaacccagtaactaccagcctgtagaccgaagacctgccacgacgccaccgaggccggtcttaaatgtgctgaggtgtcattaaacagacattcctttcctttccgtcattaaacatttatctattcattcattagaAGTTGAAgctatggatttttaaaatggttTAACTCCACAGAAATGCAATTTCTATAACTGACTATTATTTGATTCACTGTTATATTGATTGAGTCTGCTTGTACGCAGACTAGGAAgaaaaaggaattttttttttttaataataacgaAGCAAAAAATGTGTAATTGTAAAACGTAGACTGCTTACAAATGCAgcaccattatcattatttatcacATGTGCATCAATGCTTCCTTTTCTGAAAAGCCTAAATGCGGATGCCATTGTGTTGTTTCTGTTTATTGATTGCCGCCTCCATTGTAGGTCACAAAATACGTTCGTTCTGTTTGTAGTAAAAATGGCTTGCGTCATGTGCCGAGTGCTGCACTATACATCAGGTGACTGGAAACGAACGCTCCAATTATCCGACCACGGCTCGCGAATACCATTATACGCAGGTCTTGCCGTAACGATGAGAAACCTTAAATCAATGACAAAATGCTGTCGCCATTGACGTCATCGGAGTCAGGCCAATAAAATCGCTGAGATAAATGCATCCTATATTTACCTCCATTCATTGACGCTGTCCATTGACAGAAGAAAATCTGTCGTAAATTAACGTCCCTTTTTAGAAATCAATTCCTAAATGGTTGGGTATATTCACTCAAACGATGACGCATGTTGCTCATCTCAGGTGTGCCTGGGCTATTTCAGGTAGCGGTCTACGTCATCGCCCATTGACGGCAGAATATGTGATCGCATCAACTTTCCATTCCTGGATGATAATTCTCAGTAGTAAACCATAATAGACTGCGGTTTAATCAGATAGGAGGGGAATAATTAGAGATGCCATCCCGATGACAATGGATCCGTGAGATGCCCTTACAGAAAAGTATTTTTGGAAACAAAATACACCCGGGATTTCAGAGTGCAAAAAA comes from the Gigantopelta aegis isolate Gae_Host chromosome 14, Gae_host_genome, whole genome shotgun sequence genome and includes:
- the LOC121388081 gene encoding ataxin-1-like, which produces MSNSRCNDGQDTPYKQQAALDPTFQQCANSVYLQDVPASPNHSVSSQNNYVSHDTGAILLCSESLSSTQSGDDSQKLVPAKQSVVWNRVDHPNNRTTVQYALIIGNNHVDIGSHHKFLKNNVLVTPLTTDKENNIIYPSPVLDCLSTDHDECQGKRMNNSDGCDRNRISSCAVTSQEGGSRWSPGGVGAVSQAHNTAAAPPAEGMLSGRSTTGHGHGHQTQSDSPNTMLSAGAVPPVPSVGVFRQSASVEPGQRLLSGGQFISAAGSPLGPYSPLYSVHGQPTHMTSISPYSAFYSQYPHGAAAAAAAAAAYSPGTMLAAAGHYPHIESYSAVLASMGNQVQHGGQSQLPRSPFLSGHLPQFSALGPPPQPQQQHRVSSSAGSPGPTQNIHQTSAHGAGAASSSPAMVGHSPGECLASPKSESRDCDNRSQRGSTSSLREEKSSSLSPSASGVLATKSSTALHDSPKGGHSEQHGNKDSFYKVPSGKEGSLKHRILTRPPDLAPGNGSHVADEFKYQQHAAPLDSPLSKRAKLSQFTEGMAGHPDQAPPVASSSSSSLCRDGRQVGQSGQPRSPGSPPPNLPCPPPHLHYPPHFMKGSIIQLANGELKHVENLQTEDFVNSAEISADLKIDSSTVVRIKEYPERSTAVLGFSVGEHRVQVTVEATSEHPFFVFGQGWSSCSPEWTLRRYGLECHKLSVGDVCISLTHKDVSLCAAEISKQQASEMRASPSVTADRSPKSENPNQGHSVTFSENRDEQNESNKSPGRGSENRESESLDSDSRKRRWMASDCRNNESESDQMPSKSADNGNSVTEN